Genomic window (Methanomicrobia archaeon):
GAATTCCGCAGCAGCGCCGAGTACCACCACGGTACCGCCATTAAGCAGCGCCGCCGCGTTCATACCGGCATTCCCGTCTACAACGACCTGCCCTTTGCGCATCAGGATCCCGACGCTTATCCCCACATTGCCCTTTACGCGCACCGTTGAGTCAGTCGTGCAGCGTGCCGCGAGCGTATGCCTCACGATTCGATCAGCAAGCACCAGCGCACCGTCTTTGAACTCGTTCGGTGCCAGTAGCGCGTTCCGCGCGCGCTCTTCCGGGTGGTGCAAGAGCCAGGTGATCGCGACGAATTTCTTGTAGCCATCCAAATCGGATTCCACCTGCACGATATTGCCCAGTGGTTCAGCAACGTCTCCTTTGACGTAGATCGCACCTGACAGCATACTCAAGCCGAGATGCGAGCCGGCATTGTTCTCCACTAGGATCGACCCCACCGCAGGCAGCTCCTTTCCCTTACCGCCGAAATAGACAAGGTCAACACCCAAACTCGATCCAATCCTCGTGCCCACGTCGCCCTTGATACGCACGTTCTCACCGCTTTTCAGGGCTTCCACTACCTCTTGATACGTATAACTCGTATCGATCTGCG
Coding sequences:
- a CDS encoding tributyrin esterase, coding for MELKLSSPQDCIGDFTYNFIWQHKGAKLKPEAPIPAQIDTSYTYQEVVEALKSGENVRIKGDVGTRIGSSLGVDLVYFGGKGKELPAVGSILVENNAGSHLGLSMLSGAIYVKGDVAEPLGNIVQVESDLDGYKKFVAITWLLHHPEERARNALLAPNEFKDGALVLADRIVRHTLAARCTTDSTVRVKGNVGISVGILMRKGQVVVDGNAGMNAAALLNGGTVVVLGAAAEFLGVELRKGVIFVKGSVKGYVGAKMTGGRIICKRTKPIPPARETQLEREDQALLSRYGVAGMMAMNYGRYEV